In Triticum aestivum cultivar Chinese Spring chromosome 5B, IWGSC CS RefSeq v2.1, whole genome shotgun sequence, the following proteins share a genomic window:
- the LOC123113264 gene encoding BTB/POZ and MATH domain-containing protein 2-like, which produces MPTSSHVGGDGLPPGSASSIISRVVSGYHLLKIVGYSGTKEVPNGKWIDSCPFQVGGRTWHVEYYPNGQGSEYIDYIGLFLAWDDTVDKAETLNAKFKFSLLDQHGKPVPSYTKTSKTIDFSVDKCVGCPRFMKRVELEESEHLKDDSFTIKLDVTIMSECHTQQTPSVLVPPSDMHLHFGDLLSSKAGVDVEFVVGGETFSAHRLVLAARSPVFRAELFGLMKEGATTGAIRIHDIKAEVFNALLTFIYTDALPAMDQQEESAMAQHLLVAADRYALERLKLICEDKLCNCIDTSSVATILALAEQHHCHELKVACLVFLSSPNNLDAAIESEGFEFLTKSCPGVIKDLLKSKVAPSLLGKRKSRA; this is translated from the coding sequence ATGCCGACCTCCTCGCAtgtcggcggcgacggcctccCCCCCGGATCCGCATCCTCCATCATATCCAGGGTCGTGAGCGGCTACCACTTGCTGAAGATCGTCGGCTACTCGGGCACCAAGGAGGTCCCCAATGGCAAGTGGATCGACTCTTGCCCGTTCCAGGTGGGAGGCCGCACATGGCATGTGGAGTACTATCCCAATGGGCAAGGGTCCGAGTACATTGATTACATAGGCCTCTTTCTTGCCTGGGATGATACCGTCGACAAGGCCGAGACCCTGAATGCAAAATTCAAGTTCAGCTTACTCGATCAACATGGGAAGCCAGTGCCGTCTTATACCAAGACCTCCAAGACCATAGACTTTTCCGTGGATAAATGTGTGGGATGTCCTAGATTTATGAAAAGGGTTGAATTGGAGGAATCAGAGCATCTCAAGGACGATTCCTTCACCATCAAGCTCGATGTCACTATCATGAGCGAGTGCCACACGCAGCAGACACCGTCCGTCCTGGTGCCACCGTCTGACATGCACCTGCACTTTGGCGATCTCCTATCGAGCAAGGCCGGTGTGGATGTCGAATTCGTTGTCGGTGGGGAGACATTCTCGGCGCACCGGTTGGTTCTCGCGGCACGGTCTCCGGTCTTCAGAGCAGAGCTCTTTGGACTGATGAAGGAGGGAGCCACTACTGGGGCCATACGCATACATGACATTAAGGCAGAAGTGTTCAACGCTCTGCTTACTTTTATCTACACGGATGCACTGCCCGCTATGGATCAACAGGAGGAATCTGCCATGGCTCAGCATTTGCTTGTTGCAGCAGACAGGTATGCTTTGGAGAGGCTGAAGCTGATTTGTGAAGATAAGTTGTGCAATTGTATCGATACGAGCTCCGTGGCGACTATCTTGGCATTGGCGGAGCAGCACCACTGCCATGAGCTTAAGGTGGCATGCTTGGTGTTCCTCAGCTCGCCGAACAATCTGGATGCAGCCATCGAGTCTGAAGGTTTCGAGTTTTTAACCAAGAGCTGCCCCGGTGTTATTAAGGATCTCCTCAAGTCCAAGGTTGCTCCTAGTCTACTTGGGAAAAGAAAGTCTAGGGCATGA
- the LOC123115041 gene encoding BTB/POZ and MATH domain-containing protein 1-like, whose protein sequence is MPTSSHVVGDGLPSGSASSIISRVVSGYHLLKIVGYSGTKEIPNGEGIDSCPFRVGGCTWNVRYYPNGLRSEYSGYIGLFLFLNDTVAGEAKTVKAKFMFSLLDQHGKPVSSYTGTSDTRELSAHKGHGFGGFMRRVQLDESEHLKDDSFTVKVDVTIMSEFHTQETPSILVPPSDLHRHLGVLLSSKAGVDVKFQVGGETFSAHRLVLAARSPVFRAEFFGQMREGTTTEAIRIDDMEAPVFNALLTFMYTDALPDMKQEEEYAMAQHLLVAADKYNLERLKLICEDKLCNRIDTSSVATILALAEQRQCHELKAACLVFLSSPTNLGAAMESEGFEFLTKNCPGVIKDLLKSQVAASILGKRNSRA, encoded by the coding sequence ATGCCGACCTCCTCGCATGTCGTCGGCGACGGCCTCCCCTCCGGATCCGCATCCTCCATCATATCCAGGGTCGTGAGCGGCTACCACTTGCTGAAGATCGTCGGCTACTCGGGCACCAAGGAGATCCCCAATGGCGAGGGGATCGACTCTTGCCCGTTCCGGGTGGGAGGCTGCACATGGAATGTACGTTACTATCCCAACGGGTTAAGATCTGAGTACAGTGGTTACATAGGCCTTTTTCTCTTCTTGAATGATAcagtcgccggcgaggccaagaCCGTGAAGGCAAAATTCATGTTCAGCTTACTTGACCAACATGGGAAGCCGGTGTCATCGTATACCGGTACTTCCGACACGAGGGAACTTTCTGCGCATAAAGGTCACGGGTTTGGCGGATTTATGAGAAGGGTTCAATTGGACGAATCCGAGCATCTCAAGGACGATTCCTTCACGGTCAAGGTCGATGTCACTATCATGAGCGAGTTCCATACGCAGGAGACACCATCTATCCTGGTGCCACCATCTGATTTGCACCGGCACTTAGGGGTTCTTCTGTCGAGCAAGGCAGGCGTCGATGTCAAATTCCAAGTCGGCGGGGAGACATTCTCGGCGCACCGATTGGTACTTGCAGCACGGTCTCCTGTCTTCAGAGCAGAGTTCTTTGGCCAGATGAGGGAGGGAACCACCACTGAGGCCATACGCATAGATGACATGGAGGCACCAGTGTTCAATGCTCTGCTTACTTTCATGTACACGGATGCATTGCCGGATATGAAGCAAGAAGAAGAATATGCCATGGCTCAGCATCTGCTTGTTGCGGCAGACAAGTACAACCTGGAAAGGCTGAAGCTTATTTGTGAAGATAAGCTGTGCAATCGTATCGATACGAGCTCTGTGGCGACTATCTTGGCATTGGCCGAGCAGCGTCAGTGCCACGAGCTTAAGGCAGCATGCTTGGTGTTCCTCAGCTCGCCGACGAATCTGGGTGCGGCCATGGAGTCTGAAGGTTTCGAGTTTTTAACCAAGAACTGCCCTGGTGTTATTAAGGATCTcctcaagtcccaggttgctgctaGTATACTTGGGAAAAGAAATTCTAGGGCATGA